The Pirellulaceae bacterium DNA segment TGGACGTGATGCGGCAGCCTTCAAGAATGCACGGGTCGAGAACGGATTGTTGCAGATCGGTACTGAGCTGATTCCTCGGTTTCGTGATTTTCTGTTTCACATCGAATTCATGGTCCCCTATATGCCCCATGCGAAGGGCCAAGGCCGTGGAAACAGCGGCGTTTATTTGCAGAGTCGCTACGAAGTTCAGATTCTGGATTCCTTCGGATTGGAGGGGAAATTCAACGAGTGCGGTGCACTCTATCGCTACCAGGCTCCGGATCAAAATATGGCCTTTCCACCATTAAATTGGCAAACTTACGACATTACTTTTCAGGCGCCTCAGTTCGACGGAAACGGCCAAAAGATCGCGAATGGCAGGATTACCGTGTTGCACAACGGCGTGGCTGTCCACAGCCAATTTGAGCTTGAGCGAAAAACGGGCGCGGGACGGAAAGAGGGGCCCAAACCATTTCCAATTAAACTGCAAGATCACGGCAATCCTGTGCAATTTCGCAATATTTGGATTGTCGACCGCAGTGGATGCCGACCTCGCTCGATCGTCCAACGTCGATTTCGCTAATCAGGTTCGCGGAGTTTCGTGGGGCTGGTCGGAAGACGCCGAAACTTGCCCCATCGGTTTTAGAGTAACCGGTGTGTCATAATAGACGGCACAGCCACCCGCGTCTGTGACCTCGGCTTTGATCAATGCATTCGCACATCGGCCCGAGTGAAGCCACCCTCCTTTGTCCATCAAGACAACGTCTGGTCGTTGAAGCTGGTTGAATTTAATTTGGACCGTCAGCTCCCCCTGTTCGGAGACGAGAATTGCTAATTGACCGTCTTGGAACTCGGGCGCTGCTGTGGGGTGCACCGTTGCCTGGGCCGGCCCCTCTTGTTCGTGTGGCTGCGATTGTGATGACTGGGTGGCCTGGGTTGAGAGCGC contains these protein-coding regions:
- a CDS encoding DUF1080 domain-containing protein; protein product: MEARNRVLMIIVLLFAALATVNVQAQNPKQAATSPSHADADFTFLGEYYGCVSGHGMIGLQVVPLGSGQFSAMVYRGGLPGNGWDRTTRFQLAGKSKGDSLQFENSDLQIDIRGVYAQVEGPTGKALGQLRKMNRRSRTLGLRPPANAQVLFDGRDAAAFKNARVENGLLQIGTELIPRFRDFLFHIEFMVPYMPHAKGQGRGNSGVYLQSRYEVQILDSFGLEGKFNECGALYRYQAPDQNMAFPPLNWQTYDITFQAPQFDGNGQKIANGRITVLHNGVAVHSQFELERKTGAGRKEGPKPFPIKLQDHGNPVQFRNIWIVDRSGCRPRSIVQRRFR